The Planococcus donghaensis genome contains a region encoding:
- a CDS encoding DMT family transporter — MERLKGVSMILIGAIMWGATGPLMEWVMNNYVVSVPFIITLRLTVAGTFLLLFLKLKGVRITAIFRNKFWIRPLLIFSLFGMLGAQYSFVAAIEASNAVVATLMQFLAPVYIIFFVSITHKKFPPLYQVIGMVGTLAGLFLLLTNGKPDQLIISAEALFWGVLVGLAFTFYTLYPARLMQEWGVLLIVAWSMLFGGIFIGLVNPITFINEFAILAVPAVSGSILGIIIFGTAAFVLFLSSMRFITPVETSILSSFEPLTAMVISMFWFGHILSPIQLGGALAMLVFVAWLSLAGNPKKKKKKSRVPQVIN, encoded by the coding sequence ATGGAACGTCTAAAAGGAGTTTCTATGATATTGATTGGAGCTATCATGTGGGGAGCCACTGGCCCATTAATGGAATGGGTAATGAATAATTACGTTGTTTCAGTGCCATTTATCATAACGTTGCGTCTAACGGTAGCAGGCACGTTCCTACTCTTGTTCTTGAAATTGAAAGGTGTTCGCATTACAGCTATTTTCCGCAATAAATTTTGGATTCGGCCATTACTAATTTTTTCTTTGTTTGGCATGTTGGGTGCCCAATACAGCTTTGTTGCAGCAATCGAGGCAAGTAATGCTGTAGTAGCCACGCTCATGCAATTTTTAGCGCCGGTTTATATTATTTTTTTTGTCTCCATAACTCATAAAAAATTTCCCCCTCTCTATCAAGTGATTGGGATGGTGGGAACTTTGGCTGGTTTGTTTTTGTTACTCACAAATGGAAAACCAGATCAACTGATTATTAGCGCTGAAGCTTTGTTTTGGGGAGTTTTGGTAGGTCTAGCTTTTACTTTTTATACGCTCTATCCCGCACGCCTTATGCAGGAATGGGGTGTGTTACTCATTGTTGCATGGTCCATGCTTTTTGGCGGAATTTTTATAGGGTTGGTCAATCCAATCACATTTATTAATGAATTCGCGATTTTAGCAGTACCTGCAGTCAGTGGTTCGATTTTAGGAATTATTATATTTGGAACTGCCGCATTTGTATTATTCCTTAGTAGCATGCGTTTTATTACACCTGTGGAAACAAGTATTTTGTCCTCTTTTGAACCATTAACGGCAATGGTTATCTCCATGTTTTGGTTTGGTCACATCTTGTCTCCTATTCAATTAGGAGGCGCACTGGCAATGTTAGTATTTGTCGCATGGTTATCTCTTGCTGGAAATCCGAAAAAGAAGAAAAAAAAGAGTCGAGTGCCTCAGGTTATCAACTAA
- a CDS encoding copper resistance D family protein codes for MIFLTAFADVLLYIAFSYLAGSILLQFVPENRKPLLSSSKVLLLMSIAGIVLLSFAPVYELAILLQNSQSSIEAFRTAITEFRIGQGWIITLLLSVILAIAIYLNGNRYIQALYVLLLFLTVGFYSHISTIDLWVGFALHSSHFLLMSMWTGVLLHVAWFAKNGANWRPFLAWFTPFAIICVAGVIASGIVIMFFFVAPADYTDSWALPYGQLLLLKHISIIPVLLAAMINGFLNKQKEFQRVWLKVESLLLLFVFVFTAFMSKQAPPHDVNDTLRSEGSGWLVDKLSGPLYIPITAELDATLNGTLLLIVSFSLLIVMLVAFFKKANAWLSLVFSIGFICCFYIGLMMNLSF; via the coding sequence ATGATTTTCTTAACGGCATTTGCAGACGTTCTTTTATATATTGCTTTTTCTTATTTAGCAGGTTCTATTTTGTTACAATTTGTTCCAGAAAACCGTAAACCCTTGTTATCAAGCTCTAAAGTTTTGTTATTAATGAGCATTGCTGGTATAGTCCTTTTATCATTTGCTCCTGTTTATGAACTGGCTATACTTTTGCAAAACAGTCAAAGTTCGATTGAAGCTTTTCGAACAGCGATTACAGAGTTTCGTATAGGCCAAGGATGGATAATTACATTATTGCTGAGTGTTATTTTAGCGATTGCGATTTACTTAAATGGAAATCGATACATACAAGCACTATATGTGCTACTACTCTTTTTGACTGTTGGATTTTATAGTCACATTTCGACGATTGATCTATGGGTTGGTTTTGCTCTACATTCGAGTCACTTTCTTTTAATGTCAATGTGGACAGGCGTGCTGTTACATGTCGCATGGTTTGCAAAAAATGGCGCAAATTGGCGTCCTTTTTTAGCATGGTTCACGCCTTTTGCAATAATCTGTGTTGCAGGAGTAATTGCTAGCGGAATTGTCATTATGTTTTTTTTCGTGGCACCTGCAGATTATACAGATTCGTGGGCGTTGCCTTATGGTCAGTTACTTCTACTAAAGCATATTAGTATTATTCCAGTTCTTCTGGCGGCGATGATTAATGGATTTCTTAACAAGCAAAAAGAATTTCAACGAGTTTGGTTAAAAGTTGAAAGTTTGCTATTACTTTTTGTTTTTGTTTTCACGGCCTTTATGAGCAAACAAGCCCCACCTCATGATGTGAATGATACACTACGGAGTGAAGGCAGTGGGTGGCTTGTTGATAAGCTATCAGGGCCTCTTTACATCCCTATTACTGCTGAGTTAGATGCGACATTAAATGGTACTTTACTATTGATCGTAAGTTTTTCACTACTGATCGTCATGTTAGTAGCTTTTTTTAAAAAAGCAAATGCGTGGTTGTCTCTCGTTTTCAGTATTGGCTTTATTTGTTGCTTTTATATCGGCTTGATGATGAATCTATCATTTTAA
- a CDS encoding copper resistance protein CopC — translation MTGNFSTTLPNGSYRIVWNIIGQDGHPIEGDVAFGLSVEVEKKIELANTPMVSETASATEKKLVESKTEKNNDVRVTILLVLAAVLVVYGIYKLRVKKT, via the coding sequence ATGACCGGGAACTTTAGTACAACCTTGCCAAACGGTTCTTATCGTATTGTATGGAACATTATTGGACAAGACGGCCATCCGATTGAAGGAGACGTTGCGTTCGGCTTGTCAGTCGAAGTCGAAAAAAAAATAGAGTTGGCAAATACTCCTATGGTAAGTGAAACAGCAAGCGCAACTGAGAAAAAATTAGTAGAATCCAAAACTGAAAAAAACAATGATGTACGAGTAACGATTCTATTAGTACTCGCTGCAGTTCTAGTAGTTTACGGAATTTATAAACTGAGGGTGAAGAAGACATGA
- a CDS encoding EAL and GGDEF domain-containing protein, with the protein MSEIKENLTDTLVFNHIPFPIIILDKDGLVTWCNQHAEHVFQIEAESVIGQLSSYMNPEKAALNKHSWDKLLHTEESVRFENIEIELGGGVTTYTTVVAKSYTFDGQQYVMTIYEMNEADKDGSSSIELNHLRNGLDDSFMLLYFDQEFLITYANPLFLKLSKWTPKRILGKPVWHMFGDSTEDVQFVDSILSTLRQGEVWNGEAKKVKKDGGIYWVELTAIPMQLSSEDTYYIFLEKDITANKQAQKHLEEIAFIDPVTGLENRHRLEQIVNEYIEEGRHFSFVFMDIDRFYTLRDVSDTDVENELLIEFTKRLRMYFSDSIITRAGLHEFALVTPLSNWFIEGFLHYLQQHPIYLQGTAVPLTVSGAITKYPEDQHSFMHLIKASYATIKKVKERGGSEISALTPDDHERLSRKAAIEKHLIYALDRKNLQLLYQPIVNLANGKVERVEAFVRWTDSEIGVVTPDELIPIAEENGLINKIGSFVVETACRQLSDWKAKNIDLQISINSSIHEFRDKDMAKMLLENLKLNDCHPSSLMIEITEKFALEAEAERSIMAQMKNLHQEGITFALDDFGTGYASFRYMLLLPISSIKIDQMIIQSITKQERIQKLINGMIQFGKSLDFQVTAEGVETNEQFELLRAMGCDSLQGYIIGHPMTATDLEKWLG; encoded by the coding sequence ATGAGCGAAATAAAAGAAAACCTAACTGACACCCTTGTTTTCAACCACATTCCCTTCCCAATTATCATACTCGATAAAGACGGCTTAGTTACATGGTGCAATCAGCACGCTGAGCACGTTTTCCAAATAGAAGCCGAATCGGTTATAGGTCAACTTTCTTCATATATGAATCCCGAAAAAGCTGCATTAAACAAGCACTCATGGGACAAGCTATTACATACTGAAGAATCTGTCAGATTTGAAAACATTGAAATAGAATTAGGTGGCGGAGTTACAACTTATACGACTGTAGTAGCTAAATCCTACACATTCGATGGTCAACAATATGTGATGACCATTTACGAAATGAACGAAGCAGATAAAGATGGCTCTTCTTCTATTGAGTTAAACCATTTACGTAATGGTTTAGATGACTCTTTTATGCTGCTATATTTTGATCAAGAATTTTTAATTACGTATGCCAACCCACTATTTTTAAAATTGAGTAAATGGACACCTAAACGAATTTTAGGAAAACCTGTATGGCATATGTTCGGAGACAGCACTGAAGACGTTCAATTTGTCGACTCAATCTTATCTACCTTACGACAAGGAGAAGTTTGGAACGGCGAAGCGAAAAAAGTCAAAAAAGATGGAGGAATTTATTGGGTCGAGTTAACGGCTATTCCGATGCAATTATCGAGTGAAGATACATATTACATTTTCCTTGAAAAAGACATCACAGCTAATAAACAAGCCCAAAAACACCTTGAAGAAATTGCATTTATCGACCCTGTAACTGGTCTAGAAAATCGACATAGATTGGAACAAATCGTCAACGAATACATAGAAGAAGGTCGTCATTTCTCCTTTGTTTTCATGGATATTGATCGTTTCTATACATTGCGCGATGTCTCAGATACAGATGTTGAAAATGAATTACTTATTGAATTTACGAAACGTCTTCGCATGTACTTTTCCGACTCGATTATTACGCGTGCCGGTTTGCATGAGTTCGCTTTAGTCACGCCATTAAGCAATTGGTTTATTGAAGGTTTCCTTCATTATTTGCAGCAGCATCCTATTTACTTACAAGGAACAGCCGTACCATTGACGGTTAGCGGAGCTATTACCAAGTATCCTGAAGATCAACATAGCTTTATGCATCTAATCAAAGCTTCCTACGCCACCATTAAAAAGGTAAAAGAACGTGGAGGTAGCGAGATATCCGCGTTGACTCCTGATGATCATGAACGATTAAGCCGGAAAGCTGCTATTGAAAAACACTTAATCTACGCTTTAGACCGCAAAAACTTACAGCTTTTATACCAGCCAATTGTTAACTTAGCAAATGGTAAAGTTGAACGTGTAGAAGCATTTGTCCGTTGGACCGATTCAGAAATTGGCGTTGTTACTCCTGATGAACTAATTCCAATTGCAGAAGAAAACGGCTTGATCAACAAAATTGGTAGTTTTGTTGTTGAAACGGCTTGTCGTCAATTAAGTGATTGGAAAGCCAAAAATATCGACCTTCAAATTAGCATTAACTCGTCAATTCATGAATTTAGAGATAAAGATATGGCGAAGATGTTACTTGAAAATTTAAAGCTGAATGACTGTCACCCAAGTTCCCTAATGATTGAAATCACCGAAAAATTTGCATTAGAAGCTGAAGCCGAACGTTCAATTATGGCTCAAATGAAGAACCTCCATCAAGAAGGAATCACGTTTGCATTGGATGACTTCGGAACTGGATATGCTTCGTTCCGCTACATGCTCTTATTGCCAATATCTTCAATAAAAATAGATCAAATGATTATCCAGTCTATTACCAAGCAAGAAAGAATACAAAAACTAATCAACGGTATGATTCAATTTGGTAAATCACTTGATTTCCAAGTAACTGCCGAAGGTGTCGAAACAAATGAACAATTTGAACTTCTACGCGCTATGGGATGCGACAGCCTACAAGGCTACATCATCGGGCACCCGATGACAGCCACAGACCTAGAAAAATGGCTGGGGTAA